Below is a genomic region from Nilaparvata lugens isolate BPH chromosome 3, ASM1435652v1, whole genome shotgun sequence.
GGAAGTTGCTCCAGCTGCTGATACTGCAGCTCATGGTCATTGCAGTAGTGGTCGCGGTCAAAGATGCCTTCATCGGGAACGTGGATGTGGTTAGGTTGGCTCCATAAGTAGGCTACCAGCTAATAGCAGGTATGTGAAGTGAATGTCAGATAGGTAGATAGATATCTGTTTAACGGTTTATCTTGCAAGcataaagaatttattataCTTTAGGGCCTGCACAAATGACAACGTTAAAGACAGTGTTTAATGCTCCATTGTAAAGCGCGTGTTTGACACATACATAGAAACAATGGGATCGTACACATGCAAACGTGCGCTTTGAAAAATTGCACATCCCACATCAACCGCCTCGTTTGCAGTGTGCTTCGAGTTACTATACTGGGCATTGGAACTGGTCATGCCTGTACACATGACGACGTTAAAACACCGCGTTTAACACACGCTTTTGCTGTGAAAAGGTGATTTAGTTTTGTGATTTGTTAGATCTTGAGTTTTTTTTGTACAATGGAtgcacaggagggagatgctgtcaataatttgccagtagcacaggagggagatgctgtcaataatttgcCAGTAGCAGGTGTTGCACAGGAGGAAGTTGCTCCGGCTGCTGATACTGCAGCTCATGGTCATTGCAGTAGTGGTTGCGGTCAAAGATGCCTTCATCGGGAACGTGGATGTGGTTAGGTTGGCTCCATAAGTAGGCTACCAGCTAATAGCAGGTATGTGAAGTGAATGTCAGATAGGTAGATAGATATCTGTTTAACGGCTTATCTTGCAAGcataaagaatttattataCTTTAGGGCCTGCACAAATGACAACGTTAAAGACAGTGTTTAATGCTCCATTGTAAAGCGCGTGTTTGACACATACATAGAAACAATGGGATCGTACACATGCAAACGTGCGCTTTGAAAAATAGCACATCCCACATCAACCGCCTCGTTTGCAGTGTGCTTCGAGTTACTATACTGGGCATTGGAACTGGTCATGCCTGTACACATGACGACGTTAAAACACCGCGTTTAACACACGCTTTTGCTGTGAAAAGGTGATTTAGTTTTGTGATTTGTTAGATCTTGTGTTTTTTTTGTACAATGGATGCAGAAGCGTTTGacacagaattattcatcaatgaaGTAGAAAGAAGAATATGCATCTGGGACATGAAGTGTcaagataataaaaaaagttttaaaaaagacTGTTTGACAGGAGATTGTGGATATTTTTGCATAAGAAAACATGACAAAGGAGCAGAAGACATTAATCAGAAGACACAAATTTGgaacttttttaataatttacaatcattttgaatcatattcaataatttgcCTGTAGCACAGGAGagagatgctgtcaataatttgccagtagcacaggagggagatgctgtcaataacatgccagtagcacaggaggagatactgtcaataatttgccagaagcacaggagggagatgctaTCAATAATTTGCCAGAAGCACAGGATGGAGATACTGTCAATAATTTGCCAGaagcacaggagggagatgctatcaataatttgccagtagcacaggagggagatactgtcaataatttgccagtagcacaggagagagatgctgtcaataatttgccagtagcacaggagggagatgctgtcaataacatgccagtagcacaggagggagatgctgtcaataacatgccagtagcacaggagggagatgctgtcaataatttgcCAGTAGCAGGTTTTGCACAGGAGGAAGTTGCTCCAGCTGCTGATACTGCAGCTCATGGTCATTGCAGTAGTGGTCGCGGTCAAAGATGCCTTCATCGGGAACATGGATGTGGTTAGGTTGGCTCCATAAGTAGGCTACCAGCTAATAGCAGGTATGTGAAGTCAATGTCAGATAGGTAGATAGATATCTGTTTAACGGTTTATCTTGCAagcatgaagaatttattataCTTTAGGGCCTGCACAAATGACAACGTTAAAGACTGTGTTTAATGCTCCATTGTAAAGTGTGCATTTGACACATACATAGAAACAATGGGATTGTACACATGCAAACGTGCGCTTTGAAAAATAGCACATCCCACTTCAACCGCCTCGTTTGCAGTGTGCTTCGAGTTACTATACTGGGCATTGGATCTGGTCATGCCTGTACTCATGACGACGTTAAAACACCACGTTTAACACATGCTTTTGCTGTGAAAAGGTGATTTAGTTTTGTGATTTGTTAGATCTTGTGTTTTTTTTGTACAATGGATGCAGAAGCGTTTGacacaaaattattcatcaatgaaGTAGAAAGAAGAATATGCATCTGGGACATGGAGTGTCaagataataaaaatagttttaaaaaagacTGTTTGACAGGAGATTGTGGATATTTTTGCATAAGAAAACATGACAAAGGAGCAGAAGACAGTTTTAGGTAGCATGAGTAGCATTAATTAATAAAAGAccaatatttattgatatattgtaatacattataaaaataaaattaaggcAGAATGTACCACATACGAGTACCacataattatttgtaataatttgtaaTCATATGGAAGTAGTTGAAAAATGTGTCAGGGTATTCCCTTAATTTTGGATATAGCATCACAAATGAACCCATGGTTATCCGGTTATCTATTAGAGGATGAACCCACCATAGCCTTTGTTTTCTTTGCATAGCCTTGTATCTACAGTAGAATAACCACAAACAGCTAAGCTCCTCTAACTCCATGTGTTCACACTGAGTACGTGGGTCCAACTGCCGAATGTCTGCTGTCATTAAAACGTCGACAAAACGCGCGGTCAAAGCCTCATGAGTACGGTATCACAATTTCGAACAAGCATTGAATGAACGTGGCATCTAATGCCATCATGTATATTGGGCCTtaataaaacaagttgagacttagTGTATTTCAGGGGCGTGAGCGAGGTGGGGCTCCCCCCCAGTGGACCTGTTTGAGCCACGTTAATGGAAGGTGAGTCAAACCCAGCTGCAGACTATGCAGCTCAGTTCAGTGCACACGTTTGCAGTTTGATACAGCATTGGGGAGCTCCAACCCTCATGGAGATGCGCCAACCGAAGATGATGAATAAACTGTTCAGATTGttcttatttcaaaaatattttctatgtaATGATGAGAGAAGAGACTACATTCGACtagaaaattctacaaaattatCTTGGTACTATCATTctcattattccaataaatacaTTGAGCtacttataaaataaataatggtgGTGAAAATATTGATGTAGTAATTTGTTCAATGTTATtgcattacaatttttttttttgctgctATTGGGTACCGGGTGATCCAATTATCAAGCAAACCTTATTTGCACAAATAAAATGCACAAAGAACATTATATTAAAATGAGAAATATTCATGTAGCCTATTACAACATACTTCATCTATTGTCAGAAAAATAAGCGTAtcatgataaaattgaattgaattttattttcaattatataaatgGAATAGGAGTGCATAAATTacactataaaaataaaatattcttctGCTCAAGTAATAATAGTATCGTCAGATGGGGTTACTTTGAACTGAGGTGTTACTATGAACTACACGTGATTACTGGTCACATGAGTGCAGATGCCCTCTTGAAGCTGACTCAATGTGTTGCAACAGATTCCAAGATctgttgaatattttcatcTGGCAGATAATCAAAAAATGCCCAAGCCTggattgaaaattatgataaactGTATTATGATAAGTTCGCCCTCTGCTATTGAAAATCAGAGAAGTTCTTCTGGAGATTCCTCTGGAAGAGAACAGATTATTCCTTTCAAGGGGCGACATAGTTTAAAACAATATGTGAAAAAAGCCTCACAAGTGAGGTTACAAATTTTTTACCAGGACTGGGGAGTCAGGGataatgtataatttttcaatagatgTGGGCAAAAACACTTGCAAAGATTATGGAATCTGGTTTTCAGTGAATATCATACTTGAACTAACAGAAAATCTACCAAGAAATGAATTTTTCGAAAAGGTCACAGATTATTGGTTTTCATTTAGCCAAAGAACTGAAGGAAAGGGGTATATTGTTTGTGGGAACAATTCGAGCAGATTGTATGGTGGGCTGTTCAATAAATTTAGAAGTggagttgaaaataatgggtaGAGGGTCATATGATTCGAGACTAGAGACAGGATGAAATCTGTCTCTAGTTAGATGGATAGATAGGAAATCTATAAATTTTTTTGTCATCCTACATGTCATCTGAGCCATTAGGTAAATGTAGGCGCTACAGTGCTTCAGTGATAAAATTCATTGTTTTTGAGAGACCAAACATAGTAGCAGAGTATAATAAGTTTATGGGAGAGGTAGACCTCATGTACATGTTGACTCAATTGTTCAGGACAAATCTTAGATCAAAAAAGTGGTACATTCGAATAGTTCTGTGGTGCCTCAGTATTTCATTTGTGATGAGTGACTCTAGTATGGAGCCTCTGCAAACACCGTGGGGTAGAGCAGCCATTTTATCTGCGGCGATACCAATCATATATTGTTTTTTCCCTCATGGAAGGTGGCCATTCAGTAACAAAAATAAGAGGACGTTCAAGCCAGGATGATAATGAAGCAGAACCATCTCAACCCCCTCTTAAGATTgtgaaaaaacagctgacaATGTCAGGTTAGATATGGGTAGAGCATCTGTCTgttccaaagaccttaaagatgcatagactcacatgcagcactagtgtcgtacttggaattgaaatccgccattgagggggcaacccataagattattacataccaatgccaccaatgcctttgtgataaTGCCTTCATTACAAATATGGTCCTCTTCAGACCCAAATGCACATCTGTGGATAAATTATCTGTGATTTTTCTAGAGTGACACAGTTTGAATTTCGCGTCTGTCTATGTTCAGTTGCCTTCTATAACGTCTCTTCCATAGCCTCTCTAGTTTTCGTACGTCTATGCTCATGCCAGCCAGCAGAATAAAGATGGCTGCCACCGACTGCACATGATTTGTGTTTACGTCTGTACTGAGGCAagtattatctttattattaatCACCTGATAGTTTCAATGCCATTTTTTTCAGTGGTTTATTTGGTTGATACATCAGATAAACATTTCTTATTGGTTTTATGTCTCTACTCTGACTATTTAATTTGTTATGCTTggtgaaaatattttatcatcacATGTGTACATTGGGACTCAATAACAAGACTAGGCAAAATGAATTTGTCAACACATGTGCACATTAGGTCTCAATCAGATAGTACAATTATTCACTGCATTATGTTACAATAGATTGATTAGAAGAGTTTAAGATTGTTGGGActtgttgaataaaattaaacattgTTAAAGCAAGGGGGTGCAAACAGGGGGGGATTATGAAGCAAGCTGCATTATTAAAATTCGGGGGGGGGGGGCGAAAAAGTGTTAGAAACAGTATTTTTTGTCAGTCTGAAGTGGTCGATTTTGATCATTATGCACTTTAAAACTACTATTTTTCAACAACtccttttttattttcagttattGCAGAATGGATCGAGTGGAAGGGTGCTACATCACAGATGATGATCTTCTTGAAGCTCTCATGAACAACAGTgattatgatgttgatgatCTGGACAACGACCCTGATTTTCTACtggatgaagatgatgaagaagaagaagaagaagaagaagaagagaagaagaagaagaagaagaagaagaagaagaagaagaagaagaagaagaagaagaagaagccaacAATGAAGATGTTCAACCACAAGAAGAGGAAGTCAACATTATTCCAGAGGAGCTTGTTGAACCTGAACCTAGTAGGGGCAGGAATTCAGGTAGAGGGAGAAGAGGCCAGAGAACACGAGGACAGAGTGGTTCTAGAGGAAGAGGTAGGGGTGTAGGAAATGGAAGGAGACAACAAGGCAGAGGTAGGGGTTTAGGAACAGGAAGGGGACAGCAAAGAGGTAGACAAAGAAATGTTTCTGTTTGGGGGGGAAGAAATCTCAACAATGAATTTCCAATGTTTGATCCAATAGAGGATGATTGCACTGTTAGGGAGGGATGGGATCCACTCAGCTACTTCAGTGAGTATTTTGATGAGGATTTATTCAGACTAATGgttgaaaaaacaaatatttatcaCCACATAAAAACTGGTAAGGAGCTGAAAGTTACTTTGGAGGAGATAAAGAAATTCTTAGGAATTTCAATGCTTATGAGTACTCTAGGTTATCCTAGAATTCGTCAGTACTGGGAATCTACTTTCAAAGTTCCAATAATTGCAAATGCATTTCCCAGAGACAGGTATTTCAACATCAGATCGGCTATTCATGTAGTAAATGATAATGATGTCACCCAAGCAATGAAGGATGAAGATAGGTTATGGAAGGTGAGGCCATTGGTTGACAAGTTTAGGACTGCAGTACTTCAAATTCCGAGACAAGAGGATGCTAGCATAGACGAGCAAATGATTCCTTTTACAGGGCATGTTGGATTCAGACAGTTTGTCCCAAGGAAGCCGAACCCTACAGGgttaaaagattatgttctgTCTTCAAAAGATGGTTTGATCCTGGACTTTGAGGTTTATCAGGGGAAGAATACCACAAGACTTCATCCTGAAGTTGAGGGGCACCTAAAACTGGGTACTGGTGGTCGTGCTGTATTGCAGTTAGCTGAAACTTGTCCCCCAGGAACAAATCTCTACTTTGATCGCTACTTCACTGGATTGGCTCTACTGAAAGCATTACTGGCATTGAAAGAGAAAGGTATTTCAGGGACTGGGACTACAATGAAACAGAGACTACCAAATATCGATTTCAAGGGGGATGCAGAATTGAATTTAGAAGGGAGGGGTGCATTTGATATGAAGGTGAATGATGATGAAAGTGTCCTTGCTCTTAAATGGGTTGATAACAAAATCATCACCATGGCTTCCACCCGACATGGTGCAGAGCCATTCACAATGGCACGGAGATATTCAAGGGCAACAAAACAATACATTGATGTACCAATGCCAAATGTTGTACGTCAGTACAACATCAACATGGGAGGTGTGGACCTACATAACAGAATGTTATCTCACTACAGGTCATACCATAGAACAAATAAATGGACTGTTCGTTTTATGGAACATTTTTTCGACATGGCCTGTGTGAATAGCTGGTTAAAATACAAGTCAGACTGTTTCACTCAAAACGTTCCCAAAAAGGATGTGATGGACTTGCACTCATTCAAAATGCGCCTGGCTCAACTGCTAATCATTGGGAAAAAACGACTTGCCGATTCAGACACTGACTCAGAAGAGGAGAGGCCACGAAAGAAATCTGCAGGAAGGCCAGGAAAGGTTCCTCTTCCACCACATGAAGCAAGAACCAAGGGAGCACTGCACATTCCTATAGCAATGGATCTTCCCTTTGCACAATGCTGTAGGAATCCAAACTGCTCAGGGAAATCAAGAGTAAAGTGCACAGAATGTGATGTGTACCTTTGTGTGCTCAACCACAGAAATTGCTTTTTGAATTTCCATAGATGAGAGGTCTTCATTTGTTGAGCTTGAAAATTCATTGATGTATGGACTTTATAATCATGATTTATGCatccaatgttatttttatttgattacaatcattttttccaataacatttataaattacaattaattttgtatatttttttaattttatactgCTTGTAGAAAGAAGTTCTAATTCAAACTTAAGATTTGACATTATCATAACATTAGATATTTTTGCTGATGAATTTTCATGTTTCTGACATAAGTtttatcatttcaattattttatgacTACAAAAAAACGATTTTATTGTCTAATACTTTTTCTAATTTTGTACTGCTTAAGATGTTCTATTCTAACTttagttttgaatttatttaaagattttCATTGATGTAGTATTATTATCTTTTCTGATGGATTGGGTTTTTCCTAACATGTATTTCACTTTAAAAACACTTTTCTTCATTGAATTGTATTGTACACTAATTGtacatttttctatttgaattttttaattgtagaaaataattaaGTTTGCATTTATTAGTATTTGGAGTACATAGAATAGCATAGTTTCTCAATTAAGTTATAATCATTTTTGTCAGAAATTATCATCAGAAtttctatttgaattttttaattgtAGAGAATAATCAAGTTTGCATTTATTAGTATTTGGAGAACATAGAATAGCATAGTTTCttacttataattatttttgtcagAAATTGTTATCAGATTCTAATTTTGTCAATTTAAATTTGACATTCAATTGATTGTATTATTCTTCTAATGTATGAAATAATTAACATTTCATTTGGAGAAcattgaatagcataatttcTCACTTTTAATGTGTATTTTTGACAGAAATGTCTTCAGATTCTACTTTTGTCAATAAGAATTAAGTATTTTATTGTTTGGAATAATTAAGATTGcatttgaaaaacattaaattgttgaattactcacttttaattattatttttgtcagAAATATCCTTGGATTgtaatttttgtcattttcaatGGAATTAGTTATTGAGACCCAATGTACACACATGTGCATAAATTGTTGCACCCCCCAAAAAactctaaaaattaaaaaatgccATGAGAGGTCTTAAATGACCTATAGGAACCCAGAAAAGTTCattcaaacaatttttaaacACTGAGGATGGCTTGGGACTGAAGAGGAattataatatctcgtgctaaaataccccaatggcagccttcaatttcaagtaagagctatcattggaaAGGCATaagcattgtgggtctatatctctttaaggtctttggtctgttcagagaaagaaagagagatgtAAACTCTGCATTTCTTCTCAAACTGAGatgtaatttgaaaaatgtaaagtGCATCTGTATCTGACAGTAGAGAAAAAATGCTTCTAAATATTTCATTCCAAAAAATGATATAGTACAGTGAATTAGtagtatataattatgataagtgatcaatatattaaaaactatgcagtaaaaattattataatgggGTGTtaggaaaattgaatttttaatagcCTACAGTAAGTAGGGTCAACTGGGGTAAATGTGATATACTCAAAAACTCGTGGCTATTATgataaatgtaaaaaaatataagTAAATGATGAgtaataaaaacacaaaaattaattaaaaaggTATATATAGTATACTATTATGTCAGAATTACAGAGggttcaaattaattaatttgataacattaaaaatttaaatgcaaagttatgattttttttaggtAAAAAACTTTTCTGTGGCAAGTCAAAACTTTTGTCACTACACCCTTATTATTCAACCTCAGTTTACTTTACATGCAATATTGGATTAAGGAATGTTTAATCAACATTTTTCTGCTTTCAAACTTAAAATAGGTCAACTTTAACCAAAGTTATTATACTTTAAAGTTGGGGGGCTAATATGATACAGCCAAAGGGGCTATCATGATACACAAGAAGAGACTAttgtgataaataaaaaatcaccTGATATctttgtttgtgtgtgtgtttttttgTTTCTAGGTATTGCTATCAGCTGTTTGAAGAGCATAGTAGAATCTTAACCTCTAGCTGAATACGTTATTGAGTTGGACCTTCTGTGAAATTATGtgtatgtttattttattagtttttgaaaaGTGGATATTGTGGAGTGATTTTGTAGTATAAAGTTAATTTGAAAGACATTGTAAACAAGATTGTTTTTATTGTGATCAAGactgatatttttttaatttgtgaaaaataacgTGAGGTACCGGTATAGGCTTAGGCCTAAAAACATTTACAATGGTGCGAAATTACAAACcaaaaaacacaagaaaagtgTATTCACAGGAATTGCTTGATAAAGCAAGAAAAGAAATTAGTGAAGGTAAGAGTTTGTTAAAAGTTGCTAAAgaacttaaaattgaaaaaatgtatttgtgTGGATACCTGAAAAAGCAGAATAATCCAGATTGTGACCAAAAAGGTAAACCAGGACATAAACTTGCTCTAGGTCTAGAAGCAGAAGCAGCATTGGCTCAACATTTGAAATGTATGGCCAAAAATGGATTTGGATTAAGTAAAACAGAAGTTTTGGACGTTGTAAGAGACTATGTAGAGCAAAACTCATTGAAAGTGCCTTTCAAAAACAATAGGCCAGGGCATGATTGGTTTAAAGGGTTTAGCTCCAGACACAGTTTAAGCTTGAAAAAAATGAGGCCTTGGAAAAGTGCAGGCGTGTAAACACGAGTGATCCCTTTGTCATCTACAAGTTTTACGACCTTTTCGAACAAAAATAAAAGAACTCAACATTCAAGACAAGCCCTCACATATTTGGAATTTGGATGAGACTTCTCTTTGTTCAAACCCATCACGAGTGAAGTTGGTTTCCGGGGTGGAAGAGAGAATACAACGGTATTGGCATGTTGCAATGCTGCAGGCAAAGTTTTGCCTCCACTGATTATATTCCAAGGGGCCAATTTATGGTCTACTTGGAAGGGACAAAACGATTTGCAAGGAACTTTCTATGCTTGCAGTGAAAAGGGGTGGATGACAACAGTGATATTCAATGATTTCTTTGTAAAGTTTTGTCAACATGTAAAAGAGAGACCACTACTCCTAATTTTTTATGGACATCTTACACACCTTGATATTGCAACTGCCAAATTTGCTAAAGAAAACCAAGTAGACATTATTAAGTTACCATCGCACACAACTGACATATTGCAGCCTCTGGACAAAACATGTTTTAAGACTCTGAAGTACAACTGGAATTTATCCATTCTTCAGTGTGTTAGAGACTCAATTTTATAAGGCCCTGATGATAGAGTGCGCTAGGTATTACTTATGatgttggtgtgtgtgtatcCTACCTTTTTGGTGTTAACGCTCTTTGTTCGAGCAAATGTAATGGCGATGGGGATATGTGTAACCCTCTTTTTGCGAAATTGCGATGCaaataaaattgtgattaattataaataaaagtgatttaatttgtgaatgagtataaatttgtGAAACCCCCCTAATATTTCAGaagtgggattcgaacccacgccCACAAGTCTAACTGAGAAATGGATTGCTATGCATGCAAGGGTACAGCGTAAAAACGAAGACCCACCATGAGTAGAAATAATAATCACCATAATAGGCAAAAAGGAGGAAAAGCAAAAAACCATCTTAAGAAAGAGCCTTTGGCAAAAGATAACGAGGAATTTTTGCATGCAGCAGCCAATTTTTCAGATTTTGTAGATAAATTTGATCAAGGTAAACAGGATTATAAAAATCTGCGATTAGCAAAGGAGATTAAGACACCATCATATAGTTTTGAGGATTTACTGGGAAATAAAGATCGTGTACTACTGGAAACTAACTATAGCAAGGAGTGTTTGCAGAACCTTAACGAGATTATGTCAGAACAAGATGCTAAGGAAGCAGGGAAAGTGGAGGAACTAGTTGAAGATGACGACTTAGATAATCTCCTagaggggaaggagaaggagaacaaTGTTCTCATCCAAAACACTCCTATAGAAAATAAAGAGTTAGAGAATATACCTCTGATTGTTCCTGATAAAGACTCTTCAAAAATTCCAACTCATGGAGAAGAAATAACAACTCCATTATCAGATTTCATCCCCACTGCTCCAGAACAAGGTGATTTAAGAGGAGGCACTCCATTACCCGGAGAGAAAAATGTTGCATTTCCGATAAACCCTGCTATAGTTGTCAATCTTTCTAACGAGTCTAGCATTGTACAAAAAGAGAAAACAGTAAATGTTTCTGATCAAATTGACCACAGCGCCAAAGAGGATGAGAAAAATGTAGTAGAGAATGCTACAGGAGAAGAGTGTGATGTGGCATCCTTGATAAGAGTGTTACAAACAGAAGAGCTTGAATCTTATCAAGATTTTGAGATTCACGCATGGAAGAATCTAGTGTTAGACCTAATCAATAAAAAGAGGGTTACACATATCCCCATCGCCATTACATTCGCTCGAACAAAGAGCGTTAACACCAAAAAGGTaggatacacacacacaccaacatcATAAGTAATACCTAGCACACTCTATCATCAGGGCCTTATAAAATTGAGTCTCTAACACTCGGCCATTCTGCAAATTAATTTGTCCTCAAATTTACAAAGCGTATACAAAATAAGAATCAACATTTAGCAAGAAATAGAATCACGAGATTACAATTTTTCAAGACAGCAAGTTACTTCAAGAtttaaaaatagt
It encodes:
- the LOC111053036 gene encoding piggyBac transposable element-derived protein 3-like; this encodes MVEKTNIYHHIKTGKELKVTLEEIKKFLGISMLMSTLGYPRIRQYWESTFKVPIIANAFPRDRYFNIRSAIHVVNDNDVTQAMKDEDRLWKVRPLVDKFRTAVLQIPRQEDASIDEQMIPFTGHVGFRQFVPRKPNPTGLKDYVLSSKDGLILDFEVYQGKNTTRLHPEVEGHLKLGTGGRAVLQLAETCPPGTNLYFDRYFTGLALLKALLALKEKGISGTGTTMKQRLPNIDFKGDAELNLEGRGAFDMKVNDDESVLALKWVDNKIITMASTRHGAEPFTMARRYSRATKQYIDVPMPNVVRQYNINMGGVDLHNRMLSHYRSYHRTNKWTVRFMEHFFDMACVNSWLKYKSDCFTQNVPKKDVMDLHSFKMRLAQLLIIGKKRLADSDTDSEEERPRKKSAGRPGKVPLPPHEARTKGALHIPIAMDLPFAQCCRNPNCSGKSRVKCTECDVYLCVLNHRNCFLNFHR